The genomic stretch GCTGTGTTCTTGCTCAGAACAGTTTCATTACTCTGACCCGCATTTAGAGATGTGGTTGACTCGCAAATAGCTCCGGTTTTGGACTTATTCTTATGTTTATGTGCATGAATGCCAGTGTATAGCCTGCATACGGAGCACGATAACTAGTTAGAGCTCTATGTGACCTGATATGCTTGAAATGGTAGCCATGAGATTCATGGCCATGTGCTAAAATCGCTTTGGGATACATAACCCTAATACTGTAGTGTTGACAAGAAAAGATCTGCGAGCATCACTACAGGTTTGAAACTACAGAGTTGAAGGTTGACCTTGCAAGGCGTGCATACTCCTCGTAGTTTTCCAGTAACATCTTTCCAGCTTGTTCATTAAGGGCAGATTCAGGGAATGGTTCGATCAGAAGGCATCTCACTACCTGTGAGACACGACCAAAGGAACCGATAATTAGTCTCCCACATGTTGTGAGCACACAGAACCTATTCATAGGCCATTGCTATGCAGTCATTTAAATCAAAATTCAGCAATTGTCACAGGAGATCATGCATATGCATTGCTCTCAACAGAATAATGGTTGGGTGTGTGGCGACTTGAGCTTACCAGCAGAACATGTCTTAATCCAAGACTAGGGCTCCAATCCTTTTTCAATGTGTTCACACATATCTCACCACTAGTTGCTATGTTTGGATGGAATATTTTTGTCAAGAAGAATCCTGCAAATCAATGGAGAATGTAGATATTCAATAAAAGGCTTTATTTTAAGAAATAACTGCAGTACGGACAATCGAGAAGTTCCAAAAGATAACTACCTTTTGGGGGAGAGTGAGGGAAGTCGCAACACAACAATAGCTTCATCCGGAATAACCCATTCTCATATGGAGTGCCAGCTGCATCATGTCAAGATTCAGACTTTTAGACCACAATATTGAAGTATTGCAATAgggaaaggaaagaaaagaaaaaaggaactCAGGCACTTGAGGTTCGGTAAGAAGATGCACAattaggctagatatgaaacccaacagaatTAAAAGAAAACCAAAACAAGAAGTAGAAGGAAAAAAAAGAGTAAACTAAGATTTCGGCACATGGATCGCTGATCTCCAGGCAGTCCTATCAAGAGCCAAGACTAAGACTAGGTACATTCCAATCCCTCAAGTCTCTTTTTACAGCCTCCGCCCAAGTCAACTTCGGTCGTCCTCTACCCCTTCTAGTCTCCTCCATACTCTTTAGAATTCCCTTCTGGCGGCTTCCATTAGGACTAGCTTCTTGTCGATCGGTGCCACCCCTAGCCTATCGCGAATTACCTCGTTCTTAATCTGGCCCTTTCTTGTATGGCCGCAAATCCATTTGTTAGATGTGTTGTCTTTTAGTGGGCCAACATTCTGCCCCATATAGCATAGCCGGTCTGAGTACCTTCCTATAGAACTTACCTTTTACCTTTTGTAGGACCTCCTTGCCACATAGGATACCACATGCTTGCCGCCACTTCATCCACACTGCCTTGATCCTGTGGCAAACATCCTGGTCGATATCCTCGTTGCTTTAAAacatttttttcgagaaaacgcaaaggactctttgcgtttcatttcattgaaaagataaggGGGGGGGGGAACAAGTTTACAAGCCTCCTAGGAGGTGGATTACAGATAATGACCAAAAAAGTCTAGTGTACATCCCAGGTTGTTGGCAACACGACGCCTAGGCCGGTGGCGCCCGCTCGCGCCCATAGCTTGGCCTCGCACCTGGATGTCTCGCGAAGGTCGGGGACCGAGGGTCGTCCTCGCTCGAAAACGCAGTTGTTCCTGTGCTTCCAAACCATCCATGGCACCAGCAGCCGCAGCGGACCCCGGTCCCTTACGCAACGGTTTCGAAGTTGCACGTTTAGCACCGTCCGGCCCAGGCGAAGATTGATGTGTCCGCATCCTCCGGGGGCCGGCATGGGATGCGCAGCCAGGCCGAGCCTCATGCCATATCCGCTTGGTGAATGAACACTCGATGAGCAGGTGGCGCATGGTCTCCGGCTCTTGGTCGCACAGCAGGCATCTAGCATGGTGTTGCAGGCCTCTCGTTTGCCAAACGATCCGCCGTCCAACATCGATTTTGGTAGGCAAGCCAATGGAAGAACTTGACCCGGGGAGGCGCCCATGTTTTCCAAGTCCGTTTCCGCGACGGGGCATGTCATGGAGCCCCGGAACGTGGCGAGGTAGGCGGAGTGGGCGGTATAGGTGCCGCCGGCGTCCACTTCCGCACTAGCTGGTCCTGGGCCTCGAAGAGCACGACGGCGTCGACCATGCGCCAGAGTGTGAGGTACTGGCCGATCTCGTGTAAGCCTACGACCCCGTGGATGTCGCGTGCCCAGTTGTGCCTAAGTATGCCGTCCGCCACCgtccttccttttcttcttcgctTTGGGATACACGCGTAGAGCTGTGGCGCGATTTCGCTGACGGAGCGGCCTCCAAGCCATCTGTCCTCCCAAAACAGGGCGTTGAGCCCGTTCCCCACGGTCATGGTGGTGGAGGCGAAGAACAGGGAACGCTCGGCTGCAGTGAATTGTAGGTCGAGGCCGTGCCATGCTTTAAAACATTGATCCCACGTATCGGAAGGTGTCCCTCTTAGACACTATCTGTCCTCCTAAATTGACATCTCCGTCTtcaccaccaacaccactaaagtcgCATCACATGTACCCAATCTTGGTCCTACTAAGTCTAAACCCATTTGACTCCAGCGTCTGCCTTCATAGCTCTAACTTCCTATTTACGCTGGTCCTAGTTTCATCTACTAGCACCAAATCATCAGCAAAGAGcatacaacaaggaatatctccttgtatatccttggtcacctcatccatcaccaaggaAAACATGTATGGGCTCAATGCTGACCCTTGATGTAGTCCTATCGTGATTGGGAAGGTACTGGTTTCACTATCACCTGCgtgaacacttgtcacaacacgGTCATACATATCTCTGATGAGGATAATGTACTTTGTTGGAACATTGTGTTTCTCCAGCACCCACCACATGACCGTCCTTGGTATCTTGTCATACGCCTTCTCCAAGTCATGAAGACCATATGTAGGCCCTTCTTCTGCCCCCTCCATAAGTTGGCGAAGCAAGAAAATCACCACTTTAGTCGATCTCCCGGGCATAAAACCGAATTGGTTTTTAGTGACATTCGTCACTCTCCTCAAGCGATGCTCGATGATTCTCTCCCAAAGtttcatagtatggctcataagcttaatCCCTCGGTGGTTACAACTTTGAATATCTCCTTTATTCTTGAAGGTAGGAACTGAATGATACATAATTCTTGAATATCTCCTTTATTCTTGATGATTCTCCCCCAGCTTCGGCATAGTGCCCTCGTTCCGATGATTGAATAACCCATCGATACTTAACCATAACAAAACAATGTGTTAGAAAATCATCGAATAGGAATAGACAGCATTACATGCACAATTAAAAGAGAAAGATCATCCGAGCCACACGGACATGTTAATTCAACAATGCACACCCCACATAATGGCAGCTGAAAACAAAAGTACTCTTGAATCTTGATAGAATCTCACCAGGGCCCTCAATATCAGCACAAATGGTAGTGAAGTCATCATCATTAACAATAATTTTAATCCCTTCTGGAGGTGATTCATCAAGATTCTTCATTTCTCTAGCCAATTGTCTGATGACATTTGATAGGAGGTTCTCATTGGTCGCCTTTGAATGAAAATACCATCAGTATCATAAAAGATGGAAACATATCTTTTACAGGTTTAAGATTCTGGTACATACCATGAAAGCAATAAGAGCAGACAGCTCCAAAACCTAAAGGTGCTCCGAGGTCAGCAGCACTTATGATTTTACTTGTTCCAGAATAGCACCTTTAAGAGGTTTTATATTATTGAATCAATATAAAATTAAAACAATTTAGCAGTAAGTATGTCTGTAATTGGAGAAATTGACTACAATACTTGTCCCAAAAAATTATGCAATGGGGGAAATGCAATATATATCAGGAGTACATGGTTTCAAGTTTCACTAATACAATCACTGTGGCCAGGATTTCCATAAGTTTAACAAATATTATATCCAATATGCAACATGTGAATAACCTGTACAAGTGTAGCTGATAACTTAATGATGCTAAGCATTACTACTACATGAGTTATGCATAAGTACGGAAACCACAGATATTTTGGGATTAGTTAAAACTGTAAATTTGGTATTTCAGATCGAACATCCATTGAAGTACCTATAGTACACCTATGAACTAGCCATTCTGGTGGAATGATTTATCCAGTGTTGACTGATGTGACCAAAATAACAAAATTATTAGTAAAAATAATCTTATGAGCCATGTACACATAACGTAAGTGCCAAACTAGTAATTAAAGAATACTACAAATAATGTCATGCTCATTAAGGCCTGTAAGTAGCGGGTATTGCTGCATAAAGCCGGCCATCTGCGTGTTGTCTATGTTAAACTATAagtggattgtctagctctttccataagatcggtcttttggaatagttggttagtgcatgaaacttaacatggtatcagagccagggtctcgagttcgagtcctggttTTCACAATTTATTCAATAAATTGCTGTTATCCCCCTCCTGTCTATGTACTGGCCTCTACAGCCATACGCCCTGTTTACACGTGTTGACTTATCTCCGCCGCGTCACACGTGAGGGGGGATGTTAAACTATAagtggattgtctagctctttccataagatcggtcttttggaatagttggttagtgcatgaaACTTAACAGTCTAAAGTGTGTCTTGCTACATATAAATGTTTAGAGATCAGGAAGTCATTTAGACCGGACCATCTAATTGGAAATTTGGTATCAATTCAGGATTTGACGTGTGCTCTCTGTCCGGTGCTGCTGCATTTTTCTCAGTCTGCTAATGCGCCATTTCTCGTGTGCTTATTCTATTATCGCCAACTTTATAACTTAATAAAGGACGGAAATCACAGCTCCTGCCAGACATTTTATCGGCTCCCCCCAATCACACACGGGATGCCGCGGTACCATACGCACATACATGCTCGCTCGTCAGCAGTGACTATGGCTGCAAGACCATCCCGTGAAATGAAAAATTAGTGCAAAAGGAGTCACGGAATGGATCGAAATTAAAGCAGGTTCAGGCAAAACTGTGTGCCCGCATCCCGGCCCGCTTGCCACCCTAGTAGTGACTAGTGCAGGTACACCCCAtccaggcttcgttcggttactcCCTTCCACGGGGGGATTGGCCGGGTTTCATCGGGGTCAACCcggctgtcgttgcctaatcgacggtaccccggaggagggttcctcacgagggggagaagaagtaggggccatagggcggagtgctctcgggacggtggtacgcaatttacccagcttcggaacacctgcacgatgacagggcctactgcgctgcttgtccggaattatccgggcgctttcgcgttgttacaatgagttgtggttgtcgaaCGCTGCCTCtaaggctcccgggatccggcttataaaggcgcacggatctagggtttacatggagagtcctagccggattacaggtcgcctaactacggtacaaggtcttgccgtgtacgtcaaggatctgccttcctccctacgtcgtactggatccgggttccacatgggcctccatggatccgggttactcctgggcctccatggacccgggttactcctgggcctccatggatccgggttactcctggggctccatggatccgggttactcctgggcctccatggatccgggttactcctggggctccatggatccgggttactcatgggcctccatggatccgacttcctccgatggtcggttgggatccggcttccctatcctgggctggacttcatcctttaggatcaacagcaactgggctgcccggtgggccataagccatcaccaccatctgtgggccacccgggcttgccggaatcggaccatgtcgatggtatacctatgaagtatatccacaacagtagcccccggagttctccaagattcaccgttcttccatccagctcggcttgcgcatgtatcttcatcctttgtctggaacgaataatagagaatcttgaaggactccgAACTTCgtatctccaaccaagtattggtcggaaacttcatgatccaatggtcagattcttcggagacaccatccaacgtaatcttcggtatggatccgactagccaaatgtaagttcggatctgactagccaaaatataggtgtggatccgactacccaaaagattaggtgcggatccgactaacaaaagattaggtgcggatccggctaccgaaaattgaggtgcggatccgactaccaaaaattaggtgcggatccggctaccaaaaaattgaggtgcggatccggctgccaaaaattgaggtgcagatccggctaccaaatattaggtgcggatccggctaccaaaaaattatgtgcggatccgactagttagccagattttcgcaatctttgaaaattttcttgacatagccatatgtatgtagcccccgagcgttgagtcggcttgctccaaggagactcgatgctcagaaacttagcccccaagcgtcaaggtgggAAATTTCCGGCAtgttgctccaaagagaacttcatcggtgtagcccccgagcgccaaggtgaatttacttgaaaatccggcttggtgctcttagagtagctttatctttatatgtgacttaggaatagcgtaaatcccaatcatctaggcggaaatttccagcactgatacccgaaaggaaacacacttttcacctaagatcaaaccgcagcccccgagagttggttccggctaagcatagcggaatcaagactcaagttgcttttccagctcgtgcacgccatggatccgcctaacctCGGGAGATTGTTGtacgtccaagtgtcatgtacctgatacataaacataaaaacatatttgtattaaattgtttctttgatcatgttcaacgaacaaatgtaagg from Lolium rigidum isolate FL_2022 chromosome 4, APGP_CSIRO_Lrig_0.1, whole genome shotgun sequence encodes the following:
- the LOC124646942 gene encoding ubiquitin-conjugating enzyme E2 22-like, with protein sequence MTGALQSNNLASILCVLPPCCSGHLGADNRSQRQSQSRLEEEREHLQVWGVPANPARHVDDRGGVTGVRQVPLELEVVNVLECRETRDSVPTNVRGQTLVPQAQVIACTKCWKNAVSIVLELSALIAFMATNENLLSNVIRQLAREMKNLDESPPEGIKIIVNDDDFTTICADIEGPAGTPYENGLFRMKLLLCCDFPHSPPKGFFLTKIFHPNIATSGEICVNTLKKDWSPSLGLRHVLLVVRCLLIEPFPESALNEQAGKMLLENYEEYARLARLYTGIHAHKHKNKSKTGAICESTTSLNAGQSNETVLSKNTALAPALSSTSTSTKVLGLHDQNAAPSDPAVGGASAAQKKDGLLAVKIPVEKKKIDARKKGLKML